One Candidatus Deferrimicrobium sp. genomic window, TGGCCTCCGTCACCGCCGACCCGCCCCGGAACATCTCGTTCATCACCGGCCCCAGCAAGACCGCCGACATCGAGCAGACCCTCACCGTCGGCGCGCACGGGCCGAAGAAGGCGATCGCGCTGCTGCTGTAGGGGGTCACCAACCCATGAACCGGAGGAGGAAAAGCCATCCGGTTATGGTGACCGCGGAGGCGGCGGTCGAGACGATGACGATCGTCCCGGCGAGGTCCGTGTCGCCCCGAAGGCGCGCCGCCATCACGTAGGTGACGACCGCGGTGGGGCACCCGAGCATGATCGCACCGATCCGCAGGTCCTCCCCCGACAACCCCATCCACCGGTACAGGGCGATCCCGATCCCCGTCAGGACAACTCCCTTCAGGAACGCGGCGATCGCCGCGACCGCGAATCCTTCCCGCGCGCGTTCGAACGAAAAGGATCCCCCGAGGCACAGCAGCGACAGCGGCAAAGTGGCCGGCGTGAGCAACCGAAAGGTCCGGTCGATCATCCCGGGGAGAGGAAGTTTCAGCGCGCTCCACGCGATCCCCGCGAGGCACGCGAGGATGATGGGATTCGTCGCGATCTGCCGGGCGATGCGCAACGCCGTGGTCGCGATCCCCTCCCCCTTCCCTGTCCCGTGCGGGGCCATCAGCGCCACGATCGACAGGCCGTTCAGCAGCGGGACGATCAAGCCGAGGAAGATCCCCGCCTTCCGCAGCCCCGCATGCCCCACCGCGTTGAAGACGATCGGCAGCCCGACGTAGGCGAGGTTGGCGCGGAACGATCCCTGGACGAACGCCCCCGTTTCGGAGGGGCTGAGCCCAAGGCCCCGGGACGCGACGAAGGCGAGCAGGAAGGTCGCGAGCGTGGCGGCGTACCCCCCGACCACGAGGGGGCCGTTGAACACCTGACGGAAATCGGTGGTCCCGATCTCGT contains:
- a CDS encoding AEC family transporter encodes the protein MDILQSVVPVFLVVATGVVLRRYRFLDGGFIDAANSLVYYILLPALLFYEIGTTDFRQVFNGPLVVGGYAATLATFLLAFVASRGLGLSPSETGAFVQGSFRANLAYVGLPIVFNAVGHAGLRKAGIFLGLIVPLLNGLSIVALMAPHGTGKGEGIATTALRIARQIATNPIILACLAGIAWSALKLPLPGMIDRTFRLLTPATLPLSLLCLGGSFSFERAREGFAVAAIAAFLKGVVLTGIGIALYRWMGLSGEDLRIGAIMLGCPTAVVTYVMAARLRGDTDLAGTIVIVSTAASAVTITGWLFLLRFMGW